In a single window of the Hyphomicrobiales bacterium genome:
- a CDS encoding RT0821/Lpp0805 family surface protein, giving the protein MTNAKLVAVALATAIGLGACSSDPYYGGGPKAGVGTVAGAVAGGVIGSQIGSGSGRVAATAIGAVLGGLIGHEIGTALDERDRERALAAEYQALEYGRSGAKVGWNNPDSGHYGEVVPGPAYESAGGQCRSYTHTIYVDGRPQTASGTACRRPDGTWQTVS; this is encoded by the coding sequence ATGACCAATGCAAAGCTTGTAGCCGTGGCCTTGGCAACGGCGATCGGCCTGGGTGCGTGCAGTAGCGATCCGTACTATGGCGGCGGCCCAAAGGCCGGCGTCGGAACCGTCGCCGGCGCGGTGGCCGGCGGCGTGATCGGCAGTCAGATCGGCAGCGGCAGCGGTCGTGTCGCCGCGACGGCGATTGGCGCCGTTCTCGGCGGCCTGATCGGGCATGAGATCGGCACCGCGTTGGATGAGCGCGATCGTGAGCGCGCCTTGGCTGCCGAATATCAAGCCCTGGAGTATGGAAGGTCCGGCGCCAAGGTCGGTTGGAACAATCCCGACAGCGGGCATTACGGTGAGGTCGTTCCCGGTCCCGCCTATGAGAGCGCGGGCGGCCAATGCCGCAGCTACACCCACACGATCTACGTTGACGGCCGTCCGCAAACCGCCAGCGGTACCGCCTGCCGGCGCCCGGACGGAACCTGGCAGACGGTGAGCTGA
- a CDS encoding ATP-binding protein: MRTRPRSLAFRLFLAAAAWSLALLAVAAVLLSGIYRQSVERNFDARLHVYLKTLIASADWDKDGIINSVGGVGEPRFDTLFSSWYWQIRELRADDPAVFASRSLWVERLALPSEQGAAADAENIRQSYGPGPQQEPLRIVERVITFGEPGRAYSFAVAGDAAELEKDVADFRMSVIWALGLLGAAFAATTLLQVRFGLRPLADIGRQLGAIRSGAAQRLKGEFPIEINTLAKELNALIDSNNAIVERARTHVGNLAHALKTPLSVIANETAHSRTALARKVSAQAAIMGDQIARHLERARMAARANVIGVVTDVRPALEALVRAMEKIHGDRKVTISLRCPASLRFAGERQDFDEIAGNLIDNACKWAAERIAIDVASAPGEKGGRMRLVIDDDGPGLSSEERSEVLRRGARIDESIPGTGLGLAIVAELVQLYAGEFALSASPSGGVRVEVELPASTENA, encoded by the coding sequence ATGCGGACGCGCCCTAGATCGCTCGCTTTCCGGCTGTTTCTGGCCGCGGCGGCCTGGAGCCTGGCGCTGCTCGCGGTCGCGGCGGTCCTCCTGTCGGGAATCTACCGGCAGTCGGTGGAGCGCAATTTCGACGCCCGGCTGCACGTCTATCTGAAGACCCTGATCGCTTCCGCCGACTGGGACAAGGACGGTATTATCAACAGTGTGGGCGGTGTCGGCGAGCCGCGCTTCGACACGCTGTTTTCCAGTTGGTATTGGCAAATCCGCGAGCTTCGCGCCGACGATCCGGCGGTTTTTGCCTCACGCTCCCTGTGGGTCGAGCGCCTGGCCCTGCCGAGCGAGCAGGGGGCTGCCGCCGATGCGGAGAATATCCGTCAGAGCTATGGCCCCGGTCCGCAGCAGGAGCCGCTGAGGATCGTCGAGCGGGTCATCACATTCGGCGAGCCGGGCCGCGCCTATTCCTTTGCCGTGGCTGGCGATGCGGCCGAGCTCGAAAAGGACGTTGCCGACTTCCGGATGAGCGTCATCTGGGCGCTTGGCCTTCTCGGCGCGGCGTTCGCGGCGACAACATTGTTGCAGGTCCGCTTCGGCCTGCGGCCGCTCGCCGATATCGGCCGTCAGCTCGGCGCCATCCGCTCTGGCGCCGCGCAACGGCTCAAAGGAGAATTTCCTATTGAAATCAACACATTAGCCAAAGAGTTGAATGCCCTCATCGATTCAAACAACGCCATTGTCGAGCGCGCCCGTACCCATGTGGGAAACCTGGCCCACGCGCTCAAGACGCCGCTTTCGGTGATCGCCAACGAGACGGCCCATTCGCGCACCGCGCTGGCCCGCAAGGTCAGCGCGCAGGCGGCCATCATGGGCGATCAGATCGCCCGCCATCTCGAGCGCGCCCGCATGGCCGCCCGTGCCAATGTCATCGGTGTGGTCACCGACGTTCGGCCCGCGCTCGAGGCGCTTGTGCGGGCCATGGAAAAGATTCACGGGGACCGCAAAGTGACCATCTCCCTGCGCTGCCCCGCCTCACTCCGATTCGCCGGAGAGCGCCAGGATTTCGACGAGATTGCAGGCAATCTCATCGACAATGCGTGCAAGTGGGCGGCCGAGCGGATCGCCATCGACGTTGCAAGCGCTCCGGGAGAGAAGGGCGGTCGGATGCGGCTGGTGATCGACGATGACGGCCCGGGCCTGAGTTCCGAGGAGCGCTCCGAAGTGCTTCGCCGCGGCGCGCGGATCGACGAGTCGATTCCGGGCACCGGATTGGGGCTTGCGATCGTCGCCGAGCTGGTCCAGCTTTACGCCGGAGAGTTTGCCTTGTCCGCGTCGCCTTCTGGCGGGGTGCGCGTCGAGGTCGAGCTTCCCGCAAGCACCGAAAATGCCTAA